GGTCAGGTATGCTGTTTAAAACTGTGAATTTTATGTTAGATTTAATTGCGACAGCAACACCTCCCCCCCGCGATTCTGTCTTTCCGTATGAGCCGATAAGGCGGAAACACTTCGGAATCCTGGACGCTTTcgtgaagccaggtttccgtgaTGACTATAACGTGTGGGTGATGGGCTGCAACTATGCTTTCAGGTAGGCTGAAGTTATTGACTACGCTGCGCGCATTCAGTGATAACACTCTGATACATTTCGTACATTGTTGTCACGTGCAATCGCGAGCTGCTGAGCCAGCATGTGCAGAAGTTATCGGTTTAGATAGTTCAATTCTTCTGTCCTCACACTCATTCCATATGAAggttttgccatttatttttagTTTATCAAATGCCAGAGATACCTTTGCCCCTTTCGCCTTGTCACTTACTGCAGAACGCCATAATTTAGCAAGTGTGTCGCATACTTTCTTTGAGAAATCTTCGGATATTGAAATCTGGGTGTTTTTCAGCTTGAAGCAGCTtgataatattttgtttttctcagcgAAGTTGAATAGCCTGATAATAACAGGGCGTGTCCTTTGGCTTTGCTTTGTACCAATTTTGTGAAGTCGTTCTATTGAGTTAACTTCTATTCCTAGGATCTTCCTAAATATACCGTCTCgcacttcttcttcaagtgttttaacatcttcagcagagctctctcttaatccatAAATTACTAGGTTATTCCGCCTACTTCTATTTTCTAGATCATCGACCTTCGATGCCAGAAATTCTACTTGCGTCATGGTAGATTTACAAGATTCCTCGCAGTGTACTATCTTGTCTTCGCATTCTTTCCATAATCCCCTTTCATTCTCAATAACTGTCATTCTTTCTTGCAAATCTGCAACTATTGTCTCCACGTGCTTGATATTTGAAGACAGTTGTTTCagtgttttgttcgtttcctttTGTTCTCTTAGAATGCGTTTCATTAGTTCCCGCTGCGAACATTCATCTGAATCAGAGCCAGGACCTGGATTTTGTTCAACGTCTCCGAATGTTAGTAACATtaagcagacaacattaaaacaatcttgcaaaatagcAACACAGGATTGTGGACTTGGGAGCACCATTAACGTTACGTCATTGTCTCTAGTTGAAGAGACTAAATGCTGGTCACTAACCTGCGCGATCAGAAAAAATTCGATCAGCATCCGTACTCGTTcagtgcttccaagtccactgaaggtaacgtcgaaaaggctgctgcttttatccggGTGCCATGGTGTCTCTGTCGACGTCACCGTGCTGGTCAGGTGGTCCCAGTGCAGTGCACGTGGTACAGCTTCCTGCGACTTGTTTCGTCCGATGAAGCCAGCAGGGCAGACAGCCAGAGGTAGCAGTAGATAGGCCTGATGCAGCGCATGCTCAGACCCTGCGTCGACGAATCCAGTCCTCGACAGCACGATCtgtgcgatcagaaaaaatttgatcagcatccgcgctcgtttggtgcttccaagtccactatgatatatgcaactgagcctgtgttaaataataatatgcaagataacagattataattgtatactgggagtcatttgacacaactgtattacaactagtttccatgtaataacatgaaaatttctatatgtatttgcgcttaaaaactcttatatccacactttatccgtaattgtattgctacaccagctgcttccgtgcctgtctgggagaccggaactttgtcaagccgaagagaattcggctttttttccggctctccctttttcaccttgtatccagtggtgaaaataaaaattatgatgatgatgatgatgtagcagaatatgttcacagaagtgaaatgccactgtactgaattttgttaaactgaaaggcatttgcattgggtTGAATGGCGTTTCGATGGGGGATATAAAAAAGTTCGTACAGCTGAATAATTTGTTCAAGTGACGTTCAAGTGGTAGTTTACTGTATATTGGTTTTCTTGGATAAAAAATTTAGTTGGAAACAGTGCCTTGTATGTCCTCATTTTTTCTTAAACATTGCTCGATGAACAAGAGGTGCAAAAAGACACCTTTCTATTTTGTCTCTTCTGACCTAACTGGCATTTGGCAAATACCTCTTGCGTGCGGGAGAAagtaaggagggggagggggggggttatATTGGAAAAAGTTTGGCAGTGTTTGGCTCCTCCTGGGGTGGTGTTAGAGGTGTGTATGAACCACTGCTTAGATAAATCGAACTCAGTACCTTTTTCTCAGTACAAGCATTCGTGAATGTTAACTTGTTATTCCAGTAGTTTAAAAATGCCTGCATAGGCCCTATATCACAATATGTCCCAagcctcctattttttttttatttaaaaggacTTGAAAGAATTCGAACTTCACTGTTAATGAAAAGAATGTTACAACTTTCAATAGCAAGGGATTGCTGTTATCAAGACTCCACAAAATGATGCAAAAAGAGCTGTTCTGCCATGAACAATTTTCAATATTGTAATTCTGAGAAGCGGTTATTAAGTTTTGAGGAGAAAGTTTGTTGAATGTATGTTCCAGCTTGTAAACCGCGCACAAACTATTTGAGGGCGGtaagattttttattgtttaatatcaagagttgacgaacagccacagttcagcaatgtcgtgttttctcattttgaagagcaaaaattatttcaacaTATCTGAGCTATCAACCCTACAATagtcatgacattagccattAATCAAGTGGGGGACCAAGATTACAATTTTTATCCTGTGGACATTTAGTTGGTCTAATAGGGCGATGGTTCATCTCAATATCCCCGCTCACCAGAGGGCTACAGGATTGGGACACCACCTGGGCATATGTAGGAATAAAATTAAGGCACCGACTATGTGGGCAATGAAGCTATGAAGCAATGAAGGGATGGTCAGAACATATGCAGTAAGCATTATCATGGTACCACACctattggtgctgctgctgccttgcccgctGAAGAGGGGCAATCCAATGGTGATTTTTGAAGACAGTGCCATCGACATCATGATGATTGAAAAGTCTGAAATGGTATCATTGTGTACATTATTCACATAGCCCAGTGGGTCACTGGACAAATTATGACTGTTTCCCAAACAGAAGATAAATCAGTCCATGCTTGCATGGAGGAAAAATTGCACAAGCTTAGCAAGAGTCAATGACACGAATGCAGGAAAGTGAAACACTGTGGCAACaacaaggcaaagaaaaagaactgcacgaAGCACAGAGATCTAAGCATCGTGCCAGTGCTGCTAGAGGATTGCTCACTCAATATGAAAGTTCAGTTCCAATCATGCATACTACCTCTTGGTTTAGCTTAAGGATTGCTTACCTCAACAAAATAATGCCTCTTGTCACTCTCAGTTGTCCCCATGAGTTTAAAGCAGTCTTTCACAACCTAGGCTGAGAACACTCCCAAGAAATGTTGTATCCTGTACACAAGCCATGCAAGTTCCTGTAATATTTGAAGGATCCACATCTCACAGTATAACACAAGGTTGTGAAGAAGACAAAGGCATATTGAAATGAGCATGACAGCTCAATGCCTACTGGCAAAGGCTTTGCAAAATTTTTA
This genomic window from Dermacentor albipictus isolate Rhodes 1998 colony chromosome 9, USDA_Dalb.pri_finalv2, whole genome shotgun sequence contains:
- the LOC135913281 gene encoding uncharacterized protein isoform X3 gives rise to the protein MGTTESDKRHYFVEIVLSRTGFVDAGSEHALHQAYLLLPLAVCPAGFIGRNKSQEAVPRALHWDHLTSTVTSTETPWHPDKSSSLFDVTFSGLGSTERVRMLIEFFLIAQLDKLEWQCTLENKTRIVKVWWFSPSFTSRWADTMSPDAVTLCPQGTTPCRQEKAPLTVAVISDSPNWQTVQYAKQPRDSCTSDRRH